The proteins below come from a single Asterias rubens chromosome 9, eAstRub1.3, whole genome shotgun sequence genomic window:
- the LOC117294819 gene encoding BLOC-1-related complex subunit 8-like: MDSFGSQALLNAALTGDNKGNRESSDPEVEYRVKKVTEKFSECMQIIANEPSLALFRIQEHIRKSLPKLAECKMELGQMQQLVQGAYYDVDYAIRAVGEIHNSSESFSSMENLLKESIQRKKRLNTLSQESKAAKSRDAAMATSHKDDTGDTESAGSNT, from the exons ATGGATTCCTTTGGAAGCCAAGCCCTTCTCAATGCTGCATTGACAGGGGATAATAAGGGAAATAGAG AGTCTAGTGATCCAGAAGTTGAATACAGAgtaaaaaaag TGACAGAGAAGTTTTCAGAGTGTATGCAGATTATTGCTAATGAACCATCTCTTGCATTATTCCGAATTCAAGAACACATCAGAAAGTCACTTCCAAAGCTTGCAGAATGTAAG ATGGAACTTGGGCAAATGCAGCAACTTGTACAAGGAGCTTATTATGACGTGGATTATGCAATCAg AGCCGTAGGAGAAATTCATAACAGCAGTGAGTCTTTTTCATCAATGGAGAACCTCTTAAAAGAATCCATTCAGAGAAAGAAAAGACTCAATACTCTCTCACAAGAATCTAAAGCTGCTAAATCAAG GGATGCTGCCATGGCAACTAGTCATAAAGATGATACTGGAGACACAGAGAGCGCAGGATCCAATACTTGA
- the LOC117294840 gene encoding probable G-protein coupled receptor No9 has product MAVSPSVRTTGPGTWRTWAGNTFETTVGYFTDSTVDSTTTEQPTTTYIQELTTTETDVTWTSHQSTVESTTYDGSVTDSPTLSSQYSTTNSTLLFSVASATQTVLYDSGTTVEIVSSSTMMDASSTMGTIWLNNNHSFVDIVTGEPPVEDTLARDIIVGILLTVIGTMTVFGNTLVILAIYRERCLRTVTNLFIASLASADFIIGAIVIPFAIYHELRFGKWVFGKPWCDMWHAIDILACTASITNLCVIAVDRYWAITRPMSYPSRMTKKLGVLLIASVWVCSALISFPCIAWWHAVEPPDRPQTDCVFPEDATYLIISSCISFYIPSTMMIFMYAQVYRTAVEQVKVIRSGQRKVSVGPKQGAMSLRIHRGGTLNNNHSLAGYSNGYNAKSSGVTGGGHHHCGAKGAVNNARRSLLAGMNREHKAARTLGIVMGVFIMCWLPFFIVNVMAPVCPECVVNPHITFPVVTWLGYANSALNPAIYAFTSRNFKRAFIKIICDCLPKRYHPEKWEKRRRPRRAMSMSNMEPDSSYTTVEYGENMVVRPPDHRKVDSSTLRSPDHRKVESSTVRSPDHRQVDSSTGPARSPDHRKVDSSTAILSGGRPNLYALRQTYF; this is encoded by the coding sequence ATGGCTGTTTCTCCCTCGGTGCGAACTACCGGACCAGGTACGTGGCGTACCTGGGCGGGGAATACCTTCGAGACAACGGTAGGCTATTTCACCGATTCCACGGTGGACTCGACCACAACGGAGCAACCTACTACTACATATATTCAGGAGCTTACAACGACAGAGACTGACGTTACATGGACTAGTCATCAATCGACCGTTGAATCTACCACTTACGATGGGTCTGTAACTGACTCGCCTACGCTCTCATCACAATACTCAACCACAAATTCAACGCTTTTATTTAGCGTTGCGTCGGCAACGCAGACGGTTTTGTATGACTCTGGGACTACCGTAGAAATTGTTTCCTCTTCAACAATGATGGATGCCAGTTCAACCATGGGTACGATTTGGCTGAATAATAACCATTCCTTCGTGGATATTGTTACGGGTGAGCCACCAGTTGAAGACACACTCGCAAGAGATATCATCGTAGGTATTTTATTGACAGTTATTGGAACTATGACCGTCTTTGGAAACACTTTAGTTATTCTTGCTATCTATCGAGAGAGATGTTTAAGAACTGTAACCAATCTCTTCATTGCATCTCTTGCGTCGGCTGATTTCATCATTGGAGCAATAGTGATACCATTCGCGATCTACCATGAGTTGCGTTTTGGTAAGTGGGTGTTTGGTAAACCTTGGTGCGATATGTGGCATGCAATTGACATACTGGCATGTACTGCATCTATAACCAATCTGTGCGTTATTGCTGTGGATCGGTATTGGGCAATAACTCGCCCTATGAGTTACCCATCTCGAATGACTAAGAAACTTGGAGTCCTTCTCATAGCATCAGTTTGGGTTTGTTCAGCACTGATTTCCTTCCCCTGCATAGCATGGTGGCATGCTGTAGAACCACCAGACAGACCACAAACAGATTGTGTCTTTCCAGAAGATGCGACTTATTTAATCATCTCATCCTGTATTTCCTTCTACATCCCATCCACTATGATGATTTTTATGTACGCCCAAGTCTACCGGACTGCTGTTGAACAAGTTAAAGTAATCCGTAGTGGACAGAGAAAAGTTAGCGTTGGTCCAAAGCAAGGGGCAATGTCCCTACGGATACACCGAGGTGGAACATTGAATAACAACCACAGTTTAGCAGGTTATAGCAATGGTTATAATGCTAAGAGTAGTGGAGTAACAGGAGGTGGTCATCATCATTGTGGAGCTAAAGGTGCTGTTAATAATGCTAGGAGATCTTTATTAGCGGGAATGAATCGAGAACATAAAGCCGCTCGAACTCTTGGTATCGTTATGGGAGTCTTTATCATGTGTTGGTTACCATTCTTTATCGTTAATGTAATGGCACCAGTTTGCCCTGAATGTGTGGTCAATCCACACATTACGTTTCCTGTTGTGACATGGTTGGGGTATGCTAACAGCGCTCTAAACCCAGCCATTTATGCCTTCACCAGTCGAAACTTTAAGCGTGCCTTTATCAAAATCATCTGCGACTGCCTGCCAAAACGGTATCACCCGGAGAAATGGGAAAAGAGACGGAGACCTCGCCGTGCAATGTCAATGAGTAATATGGAACCAGACTCATCCTACACCACAGTGGAATATGGAGAGAATATGGTAGTCAGGCCACCTGACCACCGGAAGGTCGACTCGTCTACATTGAGGTCACCAGACCACCGAAAGGTTGAGTCGTCCACGGTCAGGTCACCAGACCACCGACAGGTCGATTCGTCGACGGGACCGGCCAGGTCACCAGACCACCGGAAGGTCGATTCGTCGACGGCCATTTTGAGCGGCGGCCGACCTAACCTTTACGCGTTACGGCAAACATATTTCTAA